The following are from one region of the Abiotrophia defectiva ATCC 49176 genome:
- a CDS encoding AraC family transcriptional regulator yields MNMMEAFNRTLDYLDSTLDGELDELRVARLSGYPYAMFSRLFSMLTGTSLSEYLRERRLTEAALALRQSEARIIDIAIQYGYESADAFGAAFKKFHGATPTQIRQGAPFRLVGRLQLRLTLQGGDSMKINIQNKPALTVAGFNANNIPSSQCPQIWQDLYSKFSHEDLASLGRGQSLGVCHDIDTPERLNYMAGYEVTDRSKAQELGLDILEVAATEYAVVELNGPVPDCIHAGWRYLMEVFFPEQGFQHSGAPDFEVYSEGNMGAQDYRMELWVPIVKVD; encoded by the coding sequence ATGAATATGATGGAAGCTTTTAACCGGACGTTGGACTATCTGGACTCTACCCTGGATGGGGAGCTAGATGAGTTGCGGGTGGCGCGACTGTCGGGTTATCCTTATGCCATGTTCAGCCGGCTCTTCTCCATGCTGACGGGGACGTCACTGTCAGAGTATTTGCGGGAACGTCGCTTGACAGAGGCAGCGCTGGCCCTGCGCCAGTCTGAGGCCCGAATCATCGACATAGCTATCCAATATGGCTATGAATCAGCCGACGCCTTCGGGGCAGCTTTCAAGAAATTTCATGGTGCGACTCCGACACAAATTAGACAGGGTGCGCCTTTCCGCCTAGTCGGGCGGCTACAGTTGCGGCTGACCCTGCAAGGAGGAGATAGTATGAAAATCAATATCCAGAACAAGCCTGCCTTAACAGTGGCAGGGTTCAATGCCAATAATATCCCTAGCAGCCAGTGCCCTCAGATCTGGCAAGATCTCTACAGCAAATTCTCCCATGAGGACTTGGCTAGCTTAGGTAGGGGCCAAAGCCTGGGAGTCTGCCACGACATTGACACACCAGAACGCCTCAACTATATGGCCGGCTATGAGGTGACCGACCGAAGCAAGGCTCAAGAACTGGGGCTCGATATCTTGGAGGTAGCAGCCACTGAATATGCGGTGGTTGAATTGAATGGGCCAGTGCCGGACTGTATTCATGCAGGTTGGCGCTACCTCATGGAAGTCTTCTTCCCTGAGCAAGGCTTCCAACATTCGGGCGCGCCTGATTTCGAGGTTTATAGTGAAGGCAATATGGGGGCGCAAGACTACCGTATGGAACTCTGGGTGCCGATTGTCAAAGTCGATTAA
- a CDS encoding DUF4230 domain-containing protein codes for MSSKQTITLPDWLGDSVVYFKKPFGRRLLRIVLLIIIFISGFVAGGNWNKQPVPTPQPAPVESAKKPIITSQIVSSRIEKAKELTTEKYFYTNAGLFKNNHVAWGVGIPFTEKSFIVKYNGIIHAGVDLDSMQSVVIDDTIYIRLPDAKVLSHAVDHNSVETLDERAGLFNPIKITDISGFMATQETNIEQLIYDCQILSYAKDTAKTVIQELLEMDPDIKDHYKIEFVDELPEVPSDSSALSNESSESSSL; via the coding sequence ATGTCTAGCAAGCAGACCATTACATTGCCGGATTGGCTTGGTGATTCTGTCGTCTATTTTAAAAAACCTTTTGGTCGGCGTCTCCTACGCATTGTACTTTTGATTATAATTTTTATTTCTGGCTTTGTAGCTGGTGGAAACTGGAACAAACAGCCCGTACCAACGCCACAACCGGCTCCTGTAGAAAGTGCTAAGAAGCCAATCATCACTAGTCAAATTGTAAGTTCGCGCATTGAGAAAGCGAAAGAGCTAACAACTGAAAAGTACTTCTATACCAATGCCGGTTTGTTCAAGAACAATCACGTGGCTTGGGGTGTAGGTATTCCTTTCACAGAAAAATCATTCATTGTGAAGTATAACGGGATTATCCACGCTGGTGTTGACCTCGATTCTATGCAGTCTGTCGTTATTGATGATACCATTTATATTCGCTTACCTGACGCAAAAGTACTATCTCATGCCGTAGACCATAATTCTGTCGAGACCTTAGATGAACGTGCTGGACTATTTAATCCAATAAAAATTACTGATATCTCAGGTTTCATGGCGACTCAGGAAACTAACATTGAACAGCTTATTTATGATTGTCAAATACTAAGTTATGCAAAAGATACTGCCAAGACAGTTATCCAGGAACTCCTAGAAATGGACCCCGATATCAAAGATCACTATAAAATTGAATTCGTTGACGAACTACCGGAAGTTCCCTCTGATTCTAGTGCACTATCGAATGAAAGCTCTGAATCTAGCTCCTTATAA
- a CDS encoding helix-turn-helix transcriptional regulator, giving the protein MSLESLKNRLASQYPDFTLDLAEEAARQEVALKLVALRLERGLSQAQMAEKLGLRQANLSRLESGQANPTVGMLGRIAEALACKLKLSVEEGNSNHKKHANSN; this is encoded by the coding sequence ATGTCACTCGAGTCCTTAAAGAATCGCTTAGCATCCCAATATCCTGATTTTACTTTAGATTTGGCGGAGGAAGCTGCCCGGCAGGAAGTGGCCCTGAAATTAGTGGCCTTGCGCCTAGAGCGAGGCTTAAGCCAAGCTCAGATGGCAGAAAAACTAGGCTTACGCCAAGCTAACCTATCAAGGCTAGAGAGTGGCCAAGCCAATCCGACAGTGGGGATGTTGGGGAGGATAGCGGAAGCTCTAGCGTGTAAACTTAAATTGTCTGTGGAAGAAGGAAATAGTAATCACAAAAAACACGCTAATAGTAATTAG